The proteins below are encoded in one region of Paenibacillus albus:
- a CDS encoding sensor histidine kinase yields the protein MKLFPHSLQSRISWIYMVISLLTIGIIGAILYVGISRAVMKESAQSANMAISKSGTLVEMYIDRLKVLTTMLADNPQTIRTLSSPSQEGEQNELQYIHLALQSDPYIKSIVIIGKDGYVLSNEKKLNMRRSSNMMNEPWYVSAIHSTNPVLTSARMQKFSMDKNNWVISMSQEIKDANNRNLGVVLLDIKYKGIENYLNDLDLGSKGFAFIINSKGGIVYHQDPSYFTDTNKQEQLRMISMSKQGIDTSNNRLIYQTKLQNTDWTLVGVSSLDGLQQVRSQLLRSFVLVGLGLLLLIVVVSPFLAKSITRPIRRLEQAMQKVKSGTLEVSVSETGATEVQGLAQHFNTMVTEMRRLMQDIETKEKTLHQYELSVLHSQINPHFLYNTLDTIVWMAEFNESERVISTTKALAKFFQLSLSGGSEFTTVENEMNHVAQYLFIQKERYGDKLQYRMHFDPVLSAKVIPKLILQPLVENAIYHGIREKEGPGLLEITCLQGDDGNVQFIVKDDGVGFDPDTHANVEHGETPPTQTKLGGVGINNVDDRLKLYYGQQYGISLQSHPGRGTTVTIIIP from the coding sequence ATGAAGCTATTCCCCCATTCCCTTCAATCTCGAATTTCGTGGATTTATATGGTGATCAGCCTGCTCACCATCGGAATTATCGGTGCTATTCTGTATGTAGGGATATCCCGTGCGGTAATGAAAGAATCGGCTCAATCCGCCAATATGGCGATATCCAAAAGCGGCACCTTAGTCGAGATGTATATCGACCGACTGAAAGTACTGACCACCATGCTTGCCGATAACCCCCAAACCATTCGCACGCTCTCTTCCCCTTCCCAAGAAGGTGAACAGAACGAATTGCAATATATTCATCTTGCGCTCCAATCCGATCCGTACATTAAATCCATCGTCATTATCGGCAAGGATGGCTATGTGCTGTCCAACGAGAAGAAGCTCAACATGCGGCGTTCTTCCAACATGATGAACGAACCATGGTACGTATCCGCGATCCACAGCACGAATCCGGTACTTACTTCCGCGCGGATGCAAAAATTCTCAATGGACAAGAACAATTGGGTAATTTCAATGAGTCAGGAGATCAAGGACGCGAATAACCGCAATCTCGGCGTAGTCCTATTGGACATCAAATACAAAGGTATAGAGAATTACCTAAATGATCTGGATCTCGGCAGCAAAGGCTTTGCTTTTATCATTAACAGCAAAGGCGGCATCGTCTATCACCAAGATCCCTCCTACTTTACTGACACCAATAAGCAGGAGCAATTAAGGATGATTAGCATGTCGAAGCAGGGCATCGATACATCGAACAATCGCTTGATCTACCAAACGAAGCTGCAAAATACCGACTGGACACTTGTAGGCGTAAGTTCCCTTGACGGTCTCCAGCAAGTGCGCAGCCAGTTACTGCGATCATTCGTACTTGTAGGTCTGGGATTGTTGTTGCTCATCGTAGTGGTATCTCCCTTCCTGGCCAAAAGCATCACCCGGCCGATCCGTCGTCTTGAACAAGCGATGCAAAAGGTGAAGTCGGGAACGCTGGAAGTGAGTGTATCGGAGACTGGAGCGACGGAAGTCCAAGGGCTTGCACAGCATTTCAATACAATGGTGACGGAGATGCGCCGGCTGATGCAGGACATCGAGACGAAGGAAAAAACGCTGCATCAGTACGAACTGAGTGTTCTGCACAGCCAGATCAACCCTCATTTTCTTTACAATACGCTGGATACAATTGTATGGATGGCTGAATTTAACGAGAGTGAGCGCGTCATATCGACAACAAAGGCGCTAGCCAAGTTTTTTCAGCTTTCCTTAAGTGGCGGCAGCGAATTTACGACGGTGGAGAACGAAATGAACCATGTCGCTCAGTATCTATTTATTCAGAAGGAGCGATACGGTGACAAGCTTCAGTATCGCATGCATTTCGACCCGGTACTCTCTGCCAAAGTCATTCCAAAACTCATCTTACAGCCTCTTGTTGAGAATGCGATCTACCACGGTATCCGGGAAAAAGAAGGACCAGGACTATTGGAGATAACATGCCTGCAAGGTGACGACGGAAACGTCCAATTCATCGTTAAAGATGACGGCGTTGGCTTCGATCCTGATACGCACGCAAACGTTGAACATGGTGAAACGCCGCCCACTCAGACTAAATTGGGTGGTGTCGGTATCAACAACGTGGACGATCGTTTAAAGCTTTATTACGGTCAGCAATATGGCATTTCCCTGCAGTCACACCCAGGCAGAGGTACGACCGTCACCATAATCATTCCGTAA
- a CDS encoding DUF1003 domain-containing protein → MDITTNDAEFDEASIIQGFDIELSQKNAQRIDGLVDDYEKSILSRVDEEYSVNSSFSDRLADNIANLGGSWTFIGFFGGFLLVWMIWNTIPFIKKAHFDEPPFILLNLCLSFLAAFQAPIIMMSQNRQNARDKHESVIDFAINYKAEQEIEDMQQHLHRIEVNGVRNKEQFNDELLQIKQLLSSIDLKLRNLDPDYKSNHNQLTPQQILLIKCRG, encoded by the coding sequence TTGGATATAACAACAAATGATGCGGAATTCGATGAAGCTTCTATCATTCAAGGCTTTGACATTGAACTAAGCCAGAAGAACGCACAGCGTATCGATGGTTTGGTCGACGATTATGAGAAGAGTATCCTAAGCCGTGTTGACGAAGAGTATTCAGTCAATTCATCTTTCTCAGATCGCCTTGCTGACAACATTGCCAATCTAGGTGGTAGCTGGACTTTCATCGGATTCTTCGGCGGCTTCTTATTGGTTTGGATGATCTGGAATACGATTCCGTTTATCAAAAAAGCTCATTTTGACGAACCACCATTTATTCTCTTGAACTTGTGCCTGTCTTTTCTCGCAGCGTTTCAAGCGCCGATTATCATGATGAGCCAAAATCGGCAAAATGCCCGGGATAAGCATGAGTCAGTTATCGACTTCGCCATTAACTATAAAGCAGAACAAGAAATTGAAGATATGCAACAGCACCTACACCGCATTGAGGTTAACGGTGTTCGCAACAAAGAACAGTTCAATGATGAACTCTTGCAGATCAAACAACTGCTTTCTTCGATTGATTTGAAATTAAGAAATTTGGATCCAGACTACAAATCTAATCATAATCAATTGACTCCTCAACAGATCTTACTGATTAAATGCAGAGGTTAG
- a CDS encoding LysR family transcriptional regulator: MELTQLEYFLAVARMEHLTKASESLSVTQPALSHSISKLEAELGVPLFERKGRNLQINRYGTMFAERVEKILKEVERGKQEIEEYSNPNSGFIHLSYLNILGVDLIPHLIREYQQANPQITFKLSQGDKGLILVQIESGDSDIMITSEKPEGETFEWLPIVALPLYLVVSSDHPLANQESISLKEISGEPFVGLKQNCSLKDSLLARVHHMNFTLASTYDAEDLPTVAGFVSAGLGVSILPRTAGLELKGLQWVKIQDKGWIWEVGLQYKKNRFLSPATQRFVSYLKEKYS; encoded by the coding sequence ATGGAGCTTACACAATTGGAATATTTCTTGGCCGTTGCTCGAATGGAGCATTTAACGAAAGCTTCAGAAAGTCTATCCGTTACACAACCTGCACTAAGTCATTCGATTTCAAAGCTTGAAGCGGAGCTTGGTGTGCCTTTATTTGAACGAAAGGGCAGAAATCTGCAGATTAATCGATACGGTACCATGTTTGCAGAGCGTGTGGAGAAAATCCTGAAGGAGGTAGAGCGCGGAAAACAGGAAATCGAAGAGTATTCAAATCCGAATTCAGGTTTTATCCATCTTTCATATTTAAATATTTTGGGTGTTGATCTAATTCCACATCTCATCAGAGAGTATCAGCAAGCCAATCCCCAAATTACGTTTAAATTGTCGCAAGGTGACAAAGGTTTAATATTAGTACAGATTGAGAGTGGAGATTCGGATATTATGATTACCTCTGAGAAACCCGAAGGAGAGACCTTTGAGTGGCTGCCGATTGTTGCGTTGCCCCTTTACCTTGTAGTCTCTTCTGATCATCCACTTGCCAATCAGGAATCCATCAGCTTGAAGGAGATAAGCGGAGAGCCGTTTGTTGGCTTAAAGCAAAACTGTTCACTAAAGGATTCCCTCTTGGCTCGAGTCCATCATATGAATTTCACTTTGGCTTCTACGTACGATGCTGAAGATTTACCAACAGTGGCGGGTTTTGTCTCGGCAGGTCTCGGAGTATCTATATTGCCAAGAACTGCTGGATTGGAGCTCAAGGGATTACAATGGGTCAAGATCCAGGATAAAGGGTGGATTTGGGAAGTTGGTCTGCAATACAAAAAGAATAGGTTCCTTTCACCGGCTACCCAAAGATTCGTCAGCTATCTTAAAGAAAAGTACAGTTAA
- a CDS encoding SDR family oxidoreductase, producing the protein MNFTSYENEFQGKRALVTGGTKGMGYAIVKRLAQAGAKVLTTARTIPTNYDIPGVQFIQADITKPEGTAVLVEAVKEKLGGIDILINTVGGASTPPGGALALTEEDWLETLNMNLLGSVRLDKGLLPMMVDQGKGVIIHISSIQRKLPLYETTLAYAASKAALTNYSKGLSKEFSPKGIRVNTIAPGFIQTEAADRMIDRIATVAGSRETALQELMNSLGGIPIGRPGLPEEVAELAAFLVSERSASITGSEYTIDGGTVPTV; encoded by the coding sequence ATGAATTTCACTTCGTATGAGAATGAGTTTCAAGGCAAACGGGCATTGGTTACAGGAGGAACAAAAGGGATGGGTTATGCAATCGTGAAGCGGTTGGCTCAAGCGGGAGCCAAGGTGCTTACAACGGCGCGTACAATTCCGACTAACTACGATATTCCCGGTGTCCAATTCATTCAAGCTGATATTACAAAGCCCGAAGGCACAGCGGTTCTTGTCGAGGCTGTTAAAGAGAAGTTAGGCGGTATCGACATTCTAATTAATACTGTCGGAGGCGCCTCTACACCTCCAGGCGGGGCATTAGCTTTAACCGAGGAGGATTGGCTGGAAACGTTGAATATGAATTTGCTTGGTTCTGTCCGTTTGGACAAAGGTTTACTCCCTATGATGGTTGACCAAGGGAAAGGCGTCATCATTCACATCAGCTCCATTCAAAGGAAATTGCCCCTGTACGAAACGACTCTAGCATATGCTGCGTCAAAAGCGGCGTTAACCAACTACAGTAAAGGACTGTCAAAAGAGTTCTCGCCAAAAGGAATTCGTGTTAATACGATTGCGCCTGGCTTTATCCAAACAGAAGCAGCAGATCGGATGATTGATCGAATCGCAACGGTCGCCGGTAGCCGTGAAACAGCGTTGCAAGAGCTTATGAACTCGCTCGGAGGTATTCCAATTGGTCGTCCCGGCCTGCCTGAGGAAGTCGCGGAGCTCGCCGCTTTCTTGGTTTCCGAGCGCTCAGCATCTATTACGGGAAGCGAGTACACCATCGATGGCGGTACAGTGCCTACCGTTTAA
- a CDS encoding nuclear transport factor 2 family protein gives MIQLPNSVKAYFHASNEEQLASFLEAFKEDAHVFDFNREFNDLEAIRDWCKSDILGLHVRFDITDAWEQDGAYAVITSLDGEFDKTNLPDPLLLIHTFKLSDSKIQELHVTLP, from the coding sequence ATGATTCAATTACCAAACTCCGTTAAAGCTTACTTTCATGCATCGAACGAAGAACAACTGGCTTCATTTCTTGAAGCATTTAAAGAGGATGCACACGTCTTTGACTTTAACAGGGAATTCAATGATCTTGAAGCTATTCGTGACTGGTGCAAATCAGACATATTGGGTCTGCACGTTCGTTTTGATATAACCGATGCTTGGGAGCAAGACGGTGCGTATGCTGTTATCACATCTCTAGACGGGGAGTTTGATAAAACAAATCTCCCCGATCCATTATTATTGATTCATACATTTAAGTTGTCTGACAGTAAGATTCAAGAGCTGCATGTCACACTGCCCTAA
- a CDS encoding VOC family protein, with translation MTQSNNEEIKVEEKLEDITGITCIYVPVSDVYQAIEWYETNLGCKFAGDKTKPNMTGGFLDFPDQNGNVQEAGIRQVVPTLFLHKSDEEGGRLRFTMPEDNGKPHAVACFITPRIQELFERFKKNGVNILGERMTCGPNITFADPDGNVWEVWQP, from the coding sequence GTGACTCAAAGCAATAATGAAGAAATAAAAGTAGAAGAAAAATTAGAAGACATTACGGGTATAACTTGTATCTATGTACCAGTAAGTGATGTCTATCAGGCAATTGAGTGGTATGAAACTAATTTAGGCTGTAAATTCGCTGGAGATAAGACAAAACCTAATATGACTGGTGGATTCTTGGATTTTCCCGATCAGAATGGCAACGTACAAGAAGCCGGTATTAGACAAGTTGTACCAACTCTGTTTCTTCATAAATCGGACGAAGAAGGCGGTCGATTACGCTTTACAATGCCAGAGGACAACGGCAAACCTCATGCAGTGGCGTGTTTCATTACACCACGAATCCAAGAGCTATTTGAACGTTTCAAAAAAAATGGAGTGAACATTTTAGGAGAGCGGATGACATGTGGACCCAATATAACGTTCGCTGATCCTGACGGAAATGTATGGGAAGTATGGCAGCCTTAA
- a CDS encoding alpha-galactosidase — MRSLNRYPHKITIQTGEETWIHLSSENQRQWYYKDMTIELVDASNGFQVIAQSPNLSLLRIQFTWEETFLPETKFLGDAFERGYGDLGFELLKPDRIMPWYFMAVYQGETTCYGVKTAPNALCSWQVNDQSIDLWMDIRNGTLPLQLGNRALEAATVVFSHNENHDPFEALTSFCSIMCPSPNIPKDPVYGGNDWYYAYGNNSEELILEHTRLIAELSSSNEVRPFMVIDDGWQIDHSSHYNGGPWHQNNQKFSSMHELANQIKAMGVRPGIWFRPLLTNTMNNEEHFLHSDKERDEYVLDISHPDVLKRVGEDIERFVAWGYEMIKHDFTTFDLFGYWGKDMNLRYTDKVISFYNKSLTTAEIINAFYNMIEEKSKGAYIIGCNTVSHLSAGVFAIQRTGDDTSGTDFGRTRKMGVNTLAYRMPQHKTFYLSDADCVGITAAIPWSQNKKWLNVLSSSGTPLFVSCNPKELTEEMIADLQEAFQLAGMNRSSAVPMDWLYNQYPSKWKMDERIAHYEWYNTPRDLK, encoded by the coding sequence GTGAGATCATTGAATCGATACCCACACAAAATAACCATCCAAACAGGTGAAGAAACGTGGATACATCTTTCATCTGAAAATCAGCGCCAGTGGTATTACAAGGATATGACGATAGAACTGGTGGATGCTAGCAATGGATTTCAAGTTATTGCGCAATCTCCTAACTTATCACTACTAAGAATCCAATTCACATGGGAGGAGACATTCCTTCCCGAAACAAAATTTTTGGGAGACGCGTTTGAACGGGGTTATGGTGACTTAGGTTTCGAGTTGTTGAAGCCAGACCGTATCATGCCATGGTATTTTATGGCGGTATATCAAGGGGAAACCACTTGTTACGGCGTCAAGACTGCCCCAAATGCGCTCTGCTCATGGCAAGTAAATGATCAATCCATTGATTTATGGATGGATATACGAAACGGTACTCTGCCATTACAACTAGGGAACAGAGCGCTAGAGGCTGCAACTGTAGTCTTTAGTCACAATGAAAACCATGATCCATTTGAAGCCTTGACGTCTTTTTGCTCAATCATGTGCCCATCTCCCAATATTCCAAAGGATCCGGTTTATGGAGGGAATGACTGGTATTATGCTTATGGGAACAATTCAGAGGAACTGATTCTGGAGCACACGCGTCTCATCGCTGAATTATCTTCATCCAATGAAGTGAGACCGTTTATGGTGATCGATGATGGCTGGCAAATTGATCATTCCTCACACTATAATGGGGGACCATGGCATCAAAATAACCAAAAATTCAGCTCCATGCATGAGTTGGCAAATCAAATAAAAGCAATGGGTGTTCGCCCAGGTATTTGGTTCAGGCCGTTGTTGACGAACACAATGAACAATGAGGAACATTTTCTCCATTCCGACAAAGAAAGGGATGAGTATGTACTAGATATTAGTCATCCTGATGTTCTGAAGAGAGTGGGGGAGGATATCGAACGTTTCGTAGCATGGGGCTATGAAATGATTAAGCATGATTTTACCACCTTTGATCTCTTTGGCTATTGGGGTAAAGACATGAATCTACGATACACGGATAAGGTTATTTCATTTTATAATAAAAGCTTGACGACCGCGGAAATTATTAATGCGTTCTACAACATGATTGAAGAAAAGTCCAAAGGGGCTTATATCATAGGCTGTAATACGGTCAGCCACTTGTCTGCTGGTGTATTCGCTATTCAGCGCACAGGAGATGATACAAGTGGAACGGACTTTGGTCGTACGCGAAAGATGGGAGTTAATACGTTAGCTTATCGGATGCCGCAGCATAAAACCTTTTATTTATCCGATGCAGACTGTGTAGGAATTACTGCGGCGATTCCTTGGTCTCAAAATAAAAAGTGGTTAAACGTTTTATCAAGCAGTGGAACGCCTTTATTTGTATCTTGTAATCCTAAGGAGCTAACGGAAGAGATGATCGCAGACTTGCAAGAGGCTTTTCAGCTTGCCGGTATGAATCGTAGCTCGGCTGTTCCTATGGATTGGTTGTACAACCAATATCCGAGCAAATGGAAGATGGATGAGAGAATTGCACATTACGAATGGTATAACACTCCAAGAGATTTGAAGTGA
- a CDS encoding TIM-barrel domain-containing protein — MEKQQCFPTIWKMKLGKAEQLTPHHFFGGLENEQLKNMDEQTFPFAEGAISAKSTSRGFLITLPLGQDEKLYGLGLQLQSFIQNGKRKRLRTNADATNDTGDAHAPVPFYVSTKAYGILVDTSRCVEFDYGATKRVYSEKSDRNEKEIAIRTETLYSEERRGSQVSIFIEGVEGAELYIFAGESMKQVVESYNLFSGGGVLPPIWGLGNLYRSYGPADQGQVESLLEDFQKEQMPFSMLGLEPGWQSRAYSCSFKWDSNRFPNPELLMQNVKRAGLELNLWEQAYVHKTADFYEELLPYSGDYEVWEGLVPDFALPEAREIYGRRQGELIDTGIGAVKLDECDGSDFTGGWFFPDFSQFPSGMDGEQAKNLFGAMVQRTIQQQFERRNLRTYSQVRAGWSYGAPMSFVLYSDLYDHGQFVRGILNAGFSGLLWSPEVRQCGSGEEFIRRMQTVVMSPLSIINAWMVPNPPWKQYDIDQNAQGILLETSELQDRCRELLQLRNAFIPYLYEAYARYEKFGTPPFRALVLDFPEDEQVHAIDDSYMMGDNLLVAPILNEGTGRSVYLPEGDWYDFWSGTRYEGKQHIVAETIEIPLFVRAGTILPLASNQSITKNTIFDLEIRIYGRQPRKTYLIEDDWISLNYKNGEQNDYELAVVEGELVIPKMERYRIHSQSWFD, encoded by the coding sequence ATGGAGAAGCAACAATGCTTTCCAACAATATGGAAGATGAAGCTGGGGAAGGCAGAGCAGCTAACCCCTCATCATTTTTTTGGAGGGCTGGAAAACGAGCAACTGAAAAATATGGATGAGCAGACATTTCCTTTTGCTGAAGGAGCGATTTCGGCGAAATCGACTTCACGAGGGTTTCTGATAACGCTACCACTTGGCCAGGATGAGAAGCTTTATGGACTTGGCTTACAATTACAGTCGTTTATACAGAATGGCAAAAGAAAGCGACTGCGCACGAATGCAGATGCCACTAATGATACCGGTGATGCGCACGCTCCTGTACCGTTTTATGTGTCGACAAAAGCTTATGGGATTCTGGTGGATACGAGTCGATGCGTAGAATTCGATTACGGCGCCACAAAACGAGTCTATTCGGAGAAAAGCGATAGGAATGAAAAGGAGATCGCAATCCGGACAGAGACGTTATACAGCGAAGAAAGACGCGGAAGCCAAGTTTCCATTTTTATTGAAGGAGTGGAAGGCGCAGAGCTTTATATTTTTGCAGGCGAGTCAATGAAGCAAGTCGTCGAAAGCTACAATTTGTTTTCAGGTGGCGGAGTTCTGCCTCCGATATGGGGACTAGGAAATTTATATCGCAGCTATGGTCCGGCAGATCAAGGCCAAGTGGAAAGTCTGCTGGAAGATTTTCAAAAAGAACAAATGCCTTTTTCAATGTTAGGTCTGGAACCAGGTTGGCAGAGCCGCGCGTATTCGTGTTCATTTAAGTGGGATTCGAATCGCTTCCCAAACCCGGAGCTGCTTATGCAGAACGTAAAACGTGCAGGTCTGGAGCTGAATCTATGGGAGCAAGCGTACGTTCATAAGACTGCCGACTTCTATGAGGAACTGCTTCCGTATTCCGGTGATTATGAAGTGTGGGAAGGGCTTGTCCCAGATTTTGCATTACCTGAAGCAAGAGAAATTTATGGGAGACGGCAAGGCGAACTTATTGATACTGGAATCGGTGCTGTCAAATTGGACGAATGCGATGGGTCGGACTTTACTGGAGGGTGGTTCTTTCCAGACTTCTCGCAGTTTCCGTCGGGTATGGATGGTGAACAAGCTAAAAACTTGTTTGGAGCAATGGTTCAGCGCACGATCCAGCAACAGTTTGAACGCCGGAATCTACGCACATATTCTCAGGTACGAGCCGGGTGGAGCTATGGGGCGCCAATGAGTTTTGTATTATATAGTGACTTATATGATCACGGTCAGTTTGTACGAGGTATTCTAAACGCCGGATTCTCTGGTCTACTGTGGTCACCTGAGGTTCGACAATGCGGCAGCGGAGAAGAATTTATTCGAAGGATGCAAACCGTCGTAATGTCTCCACTTTCAATTATTAATGCATGGATGGTGCCAAATCCCCCTTGGAAGCAGTATGATATTGACCAAAATGCACAGGGAATACTGCTTGAGACCAGTGAACTGCAGGATCGATGCCGTGAATTGCTGCAACTGCGAAATGCGTTTATCCCTTACTTGTATGAAGCATATGCCCGTTATGAGAAATTTGGGACCCCGCCTTTCCGGGCACTAGTGCTGGATTTTCCCGAAGATGAACAGGTGCATGCTATTGATGATTCATATATGATGGGGGACAACCTCCTTGTGGCTCCAATTTTGAATGAAGGTACGGGGAGATCCGTCTACTTGCCAGAAGGCGACTGGTATGATTTCTGGAGTGGTACACGGTATGAAGGCAAGCAACATATTGTTGCAGAGACAATTGAGATTCCTCTATTTGTTAGAGCGGGAACGATTTTACCGTTAGCGAGCAACCAAAGTATAACGAAGAATACTATATTTGACCTCGAAATCCGCATATATGGAAGACAGCCTCGTAAGACTTACTTAATCGAAGATGATTGGATCAGTCTGAACTATAAGAATGGGGAACAGAACGATTACGAATTAGCAGTAGTTGAAGGGGAGTTAGTTATTCCCAAGATGGAGCGCTACCGTATACATTCACAATCGTGGTTTGATTAA
- a CDS encoding GMC family oxidoreductase: MKPHGQHSFSAELRTVLEAVSDRMVPDDAWPSATKAGVLTYLENHKGEDSGTWTKLLEPGLLALNAEAIKRNGRSFTDLSTDEKDSLLYEVQQDQVRDWPVQSNLFFETLLSLVIEGYYGSPESGGNHESKSWEMIGFRAEPVSGTQSPVEEFDLPQQSFDQLRDRYDVVVIGAGAGGSVAAGVLAEAGLDVLVIERGSWLRYSEVGSDHLRNHRLSKYGHNTGPSLEGNPRTIILPGREERITVPYEGDYHNNAMTVGGGTRVYGAQAWRFHPDDFRMATRYGIPDGSSLSDWPIRYQDLEPYYERAEWEVGVSGDENAHSGRGISNYNYPMPALPRTKEANRFAQAAEKLGWIAGPVPLLINSVERDNRPACGQCGQCVGFACPTNSKNGGHNTMLVRAISSGNCDLICDTYVERIETEGGKRAAGVHLVQEIDGRRERRYVKAGHVVVAAGAIESSRLLLNSASDSEPNGIGNRYGQVGRHLQGHVYSGAYGIFDEVIQEGLGPGVSIATFRFEHSSEAGIIGGGLLANEFTRLPLVHWYRALAPDAARWGLAGKETMRETYLRTSQIQGPIQEIPTSESRVRLSSTVKDRYGLPVAQLSGSVHPESLRASAMLAEQAEKWLWAAGARQVWRTKAGNGLSGGQHQSGTLRMGNDPSTSVTDPSGRVHGYDNLWVSDGSVHVTNGGVNPVLTIMALAFRTAENLVKQG, from the coding sequence ATGAAGCCTCACGGGCAGCATTCTTTTTCTGCAGAGTTACGAACTGTTTTGGAAGCGGTTTCTGATCGTATGGTTCCGGATGATGCTTGGCCGTCAGCGACAAAAGCTGGCGTACTTACATATTTGGAGAATCACAAAGGCGAAGATTCTGGTACGTGGACGAAGCTCTTGGAGCCAGGTCTACTCGCGTTAAATGCAGAAGCGATAAAGCGCAATGGTCGGTCTTTCACCGATCTGTCTACAGACGAGAAAGACAGTCTGCTCTATGAAGTCCAGCAAGATCAAGTTCGAGATTGGCCCGTTCAGTCGAATCTGTTTTTTGAAACGTTATTGAGCCTTGTCATCGAAGGATACTATGGAAGTCCTGAATCTGGTGGGAATCACGAGAGCAAATCATGGGAGATGATCGGCTTCCGGGCAGAACCGGTATCGGGAACGCAGTCGCCAGTCGAGGAATTCGATCTGCCGCAGCAGTCATTTGACCAGCTTCGTGACAGGTATGATGTTGTTGTGATTGGAGCAGGTGCGGGTGGTTCGGTAGCTGCTGGCGTACTTGCTGAAGCGGGACTTGACGTGCTCGTCATTGAGCGCGGAAGCTGGCTCCGTTATAGTGAGGTTGGCAGCGATCACTTACGAAACCACCGTTTGAGTAAATACGGACATAACACTGGCCCTTCACTCGAAGGCAACCCTCGGACGATTATCTTGCCAGGTAGAGAAGAGCGGATCACCGTGCCTTATGAAGGCGACTATCATAATAACGCAATGACTGTGGGCGGCGGAACAAGGGTATACGGGGCGCAGGCATGGCGGTTCCATCCGGATGATTTTCGCATGGCAACACGCTATGGCATTCCTGATGGAAGTTCGCTAAGCGATTGGCCGATTCGTTATCAAGATCTCGAACCCTATTACGAGCGCGCCGAGTGGGAAGTCGGTGTTTCGGGGGATGAGAACGCCCACTCCGGCCGCGGCATCAGTAATTACAACTATCCAATGCCAGCTTTACCAAGAACCAAGGAAGCCAATCGTTTTGCCCAAGCAGCGGAGAAACTGGGATGGATTGCAGGGCCAGTGCCTCTGCTAATTAACTCCGTGGAACGCGACAACCGGCCAGCTTGCGGGCAATGCGGCCAGTGTGTCGGATTCGCTTGCCCAACAAACAGTAAGAATGGCGGTCACAATACGATGCTGGTAAGGGCAATATCTTCCGGCAACTGTGACCTAATCTGCGATACCTACGTCGAGCGTATTGAAACAGAAGGCGGAAAGCGTGCCGCCGGTGTTCATCTTGTGCAGGAAATAGACGGTAGAAGAGAGCGCCGCTATGTGAAGGCAGGGCATGTGGTGGTCGCCGCCGGGGCAATTGAGAGTTCGCGTCTTCTGCTTAACTCGGCAAGCGATTCAGAACCGAACGGGATCGGTAATCGGTATGGTCAGGTTGGTCGACATCTTCAAGGACATGTCTATTCCGGTGCATACGGCATATTTGATGAGGTGATTCAAGAAGGCCTTGGCCCTGGGGTAAGCATTGCTACTTTCCGCTTTGAGCACAGCAGCGAAGCAGGGATTATCGGAGGAGGGCTGCTGGCTAACGAATTTACCAGGCTGCCTCTCGTTCACTGGTATCGAGCACTTGCGCCAGATGCTGCTAGGTGGGGACTCGCAGGAAAAGAAACGATGCGCGAAACCTATCTGAGGACAAGCCAAATCCAAGGCCCTATCCAAGAAATCCCGACTTCCGAATCCAGAGTAAGGCTCTCTTCCACTGTAAAAGATCGCTATGGCCTACCCGTTGCACAGCTCTCTGGAAGCGTCCATCCGGAATCGCTTCGAGCTTCTGCGATGCTGGCTGAGCAAGCAGAGAAGTGGCTATGGGCAGCAGGAGCACGTCAGGTTTGGCGAACAAAAGCCGGCAATGGGCTAAGTGGCGGGCAACACCAATCGGGGACATTGCGAATGGGCAACGATCCCTCAACATCCGTTACCGATCCAAGTGGTCGCGTGCATGGATACGATAATCTTTGGGTAAGTGATGGCTCTGTGCATGTAACCAATGGTGGTGTTAACCCCGTATTAACCATTATGGCTCTTGCATTCCGCACAGCAGAGAATCTAGTGAAGCAAGGGTAA